The following proteins come from a genomic window of Neoarius graeffei isolate fNeoGra1 chromosome 26, fNeoGra1.pri, whole genome shotgun sequence:
- the fmoda gene encoding LOW QUALITY PROTEIN: fibromodulin a (The sequence of the model RefSeq protein was modified relative to this genomic sequence to represent the inferred CDS: inserted 2 bases in 2 codons; substituted 1 base at 1 genomic stop codon) yields the protein MMMHPPSLLLMTGFLHLALANGVDQLSWVYRMKSLEPDSTGGDCPAECDCPPTFPIAMYCNKRSMKHMPYIPSRMKYIYLQHNLITAVSDKAFINGTNLVWVMLHENQIAEIGKRAFASLVNLDRLYLSGNNLTEVPSNLSHSLRNLRLNHNKIDKMSPNAFEGMENLTTLLLNHNAIQDMGSTLRGLKSLTLLDLSRNQLKKVPDSLPAMLHXLYLGSNYIDIIPGNFLHHFTNLQHVHLSHNXLIDKGIPPNTFNVSGIVELDLSFNKLESIPAVSTSLEHLYLQANQIKEFSLGSFCSVVDXNFSKLKVLRLEGNEITRRDVPSDSAMCLRFASDIAL from the exons ATGATGATGCACCCGCCTTCTCTCCTGTTGATGACAGGATTCCTGCACCTTGCTTTGGCTAATGGGGTTGACCAACTGTCCTGGGTCTACCGCATGAAATCCTTGGAGCCTGACAGCACTGGAGGGGATTGTCCAGCTGAGTGTGACTGCCCTCCAACCTTTCCCATTGCCATGTACTGCAACAAGCGTAGCATGAAACACATGCCATACATCCCCTCTCGCATGAAATATATTTACCTTCAGCACAACCTAATAACTGCAGTCTCAGACAAAGCATTTATAAATGGCACCAACTTAGTGTGGGTCATGTTGCATGAGAACCAGATTGCAGAGATAGGGAAAAGGGCCTTTGCCAGTCTGGTGAACCTGGACCGCCTGTACTTGAGTGGCAACAACCTGACTGAGGTGCCATCCAACCTTTCTCACTCTTTACGTAACTTACGTCTCAACCACAACAAAATTGACAAGATGTCACCCAATGCTTTTGAAGGCATGGAGAATCTGACCACCTTGCTACTCAACCACAATGCCATCCAGGACATGGGCAGCACTCTGAGGGGCCTGAAGTCCCTCACCTTACTCGATCTGAGCAGAAACCAGTTGAAGAAAGTTCCAGATAGCCTGCCTGCTATGCTGCACTAGCTCTATTTGGGCTCCAACTACATTGACATCATCCCAGGGAACTTCCTTCACCATTTCACCAACCTGCAGCATGTGCACTTATCTCACA GCCTAATAGATAAGGGCATTCCACCGAACACTTTCAATGTAAGTGGTATAGTAGAACTGGACCTCTCCTTTAACAAACTGGAGAGTATCCCAGCAGTTAGCACCAGCCTTGAACACCTCTATCTACAAGCCAACCAAATCAAAG AATTTTCCCTGGGCAGTTTCTGCAGTGTGGTGG GTAACTTCTCCAAGCTAAAGGTCCTGCGTCTGGAAGGGAATGAGATCACGCGTAGGGATGTCCCATCTGACTCAGCAATGTGCCTCCGCTTTGCCTCAGACATCGCCCTGTAA